GTTATCCCATCTATTTATCAGTATTTAGAAACGGGATGTGTACCTGGTGGCACTAATAGGAATTTCAAGAGTTATGGACATAAGGTTTCAGAGTTGAATGATTTGCAGAGAAATATATTGTCAGATCCTCAAACCAGTGGTGGGTTGTTAGTTGCTGTGGAGGAGAGTGCAAGTGACAAATTCTTTCAACTGTTAATTAATGCAGGGATTGCACCTGTTGCCATTGGGCGTTTTGTAAAAAAGATGGATAAATTGATTGACGTTCTCTAAATTTATTATGAATGATTAAAAATCATTCAATTCATTTGCTATAGAACGTAGCTCGTCACGATTGTACTTATTGTCAGACTTTTCTAACATAGAAAGGAGTGTAGAGAAATGCTCTTCAGCAGTATATTCTTCATCCTCTAGGGGGTTGCCATCTTCGTCTTCTTCGGGTTTAATTACAGGATATTCCCATGCACCATTGTTTTCCAAATGCTCATAAGCCATACGAATACAGCGGATAACTACAGGGTCGTTTTCTAATTTTGCAAGTTCTCTCAGTTCTTGTAATTGTGGTATAAGAGATTCTGCGTCAATACCGCCTTTTGTTACTTCTGAGGTGATTTTTTGGATTAGTTTATTTGCCTTAGGACTATTCATGGTACTTTATTGAGGTTGCAAAAATAAGGATATAAGTTATAAATAGAAATTCTATTTTTTACGCAAAAAGGTTACATGTTGCTTTGCTTATGAGTCTGTGTATGGTACATGTGATATACCTGAAATAACATTGCTGCAAAAATGAGAAACGCCATTGCTTGATGCGTTACACCCAGCCATACCGGTACAACAAATAGTAGAGTGAAAATCCCGAGTAGAACTTGTATCAAAATGAATAACATTACAATATTGGTAGATTGAATTTGAACTGAATTAAGATTCCAAGTTGGGTTTTTGCGTTTTAACCAAATGTATAAAACGAGTGCCAGTAAAATCAAAGCAACTGTTCTGTGAATAAATTGTACACTGAGTGGGTTATCTATCAGACTTATTAATCCATTGTTCGCCAATACTTCTCCTACATCAGGAGCAATCCACTTATCTCCCATCATGGGCCAAGTGTTGTACATAAATCCGGCATGAGTGCCCGCGACAAATGCACCATAGATAATTTGAATTATCAATATTAAAAAAGTAGTAAGACTCAATGTTTTGATAGATTTAGATACGTGGTTGTTAATGGGGGTTGCTTTTGCTTTGAGACCTAATATCACCCAGTATATATATCCAAAAGTGATAAAGGCATTGGTTAGATGTATAGCAAGTCTGTAATGGCTCACGTGTGTATTATTCACTAAGCCGCTTTTTACCATATACCAACCAAGAAATCCCTGCCACGCACCTAACGCAAGAATAAAAAGTAGTTTTGGTAATAGGGTACGGCTAATTTGTTTTTTATATAGGAAAAATAGAAAGGGAATAATGAATGCAAATCCCATCAATCTGCCAATTAGTCTATGTAAATATTCCCACCAGTAAATGTTTTTAAAGTCTGATAAGGTAAAATCTGCATTTAATAGTTTAAACTGTGGAATCTGTTGGTATTTAACGAATTCTTCCTGCCACTTTGCTTCGTTCATTGGAGGTAACGTGCCTGTAACCACATTCCATTCCGTAATAGATAATCCTGAACCTGTTAGACGTGTAATGCCGCCTATTATAACCATTGTAAAAACTAAAAAACATCCACTATATAGCCAGAGAATTAAGGGACGATTGTTGTTTAATGTTGAATTACTCATTATTAGATT
Above is a window of Bacteroidia bacterium DNA encoding:
- a CDS encoding COX15/CtaA family protein, translating into MSNSTLNNNRPLILWLYSGCFLVFTMVIIGGITRLTGSGLSITEWNVVTGTLPPMNEAKWQEEFVKYQQIPQFKLLNADFTLSDFKNIYWWEYLHRLIGRLMGFAFIIPFLFFLYKKQISRTLLPKLLFILALGAWQGFLGWYMVKSGLVNNTHVSHYRLAIHLTNAFITFGYIYWVILGLKAKATPINNHVSKSIKTLSLTTFLILIIQIIYGAFVAGTHAGFMYNTWPMMGDKWIAPDVGEVLANNGLISLIDNPLSVQFIHRTVALILLALVLYIWLKRKNPTWNLNSVQIQSTNIVMLFILIQVLLGIFTLLFVVPVWLGVTHQAMAFLIFAAMLFQVYHMYHTQTHKQSNM